The genomic region ATTCTCAAAACATTCGATAAGAACATAATAAAAAGGCACTTGTTATGCAGATGAATATATATCTTCTGTCTAGGAATCCACATTCATACAGGAATCGTTTATAAAAGTATCTATCTTAAAACACTCAAGAAGTAATATGTGATCTGTAGAACTAATTGCATGATAGGATGACTTCATGAACTATGTTTTTTACGGTTGGCTTTTATATTGTATTTGCAGGAAACGGGTATATGGGAAGCTCCTTTCCGAAGGGCACACCCTCTGTTTTTTCGGATAAACTTCCAGATGGCTGCATTCTGTATCCAGAATATGAGCAAGCTAACCAATATGGAAATGTCAAATCTGAAGACGGGTCAACCTATGGTCAGTCTGTAACACCCATACCAAACAGGCAGTTTATCCCAAAATCATTCCACCATCTGCCTGGCCTTGGCAAACAGTTTGCTCCAGGAATTCCCTCGTCAGGAAATGAATACTCTATCTTTGATACAGCATCAAATACTCAGAAAGCATTTGGGGCTTCAAACTCCAGCTGTGCTCTCTCTCTTCTGTCAGCTCAACCGCATAACTTATCAAGCAATTCAGCCGGAGTTCAAGTGCCTAACCCCCTGATCAATCAAAGAGCCTATCACTGTTTTGGTCAACTTAATGAAAAGACTTCGAGGGTAAACTCCATGGAAAATTGTGGACGAAACAGGACCTACCCGTTTAGTAAGAAATCTATGGGAGCCAACCACATGGAATCAGCAAACATTTCTGATTCTAGTCATGCTGCTGACTTCCAACTTCACACAGACAGGGCTTATCATGTGTCAGATTGCTTGAGTGCCAAGTATTGTGTTTCTCCTGAATGCGGAACAACTTTTGATTTGCTTCAATTGTCATCACACCTTCAGAGAGTGGAGCATGAGAGGAACTTTCTCCAAGTAAAGCAGGAAAATGGAAAATTCTACTGTTTCCCGACAGGCATGCAAGCAACAATGTGATTATGTGAGTGTTTCCACTAATTAGAATCTCTGTCCTTGTTTCTTTTATCACACCTTGTCAAGCATTCCCAGCTTGAAAAGTTCATCCGAAATTGAGCagcagcataatagagataaatgTTGTATGCATTAGGGATGAAATAAGAACCATGAAATTGCTGGCTACATCTCCACGTTTATGTAACTTTATGCAGGATATTCGTGCGGATTTGATTAAAAACGGTGTTAACGAATGTGCAGGTTGCTGGAGGCAGTTTGGATCTTCAGCATCAGAATTCCAACATTTCCACAGAGAGGCTGGTAGAAACTTTAGATACCATTGGTAGCAACACTCTGTTCCGAACGGAAAATATAGCTATCTAGTTTTGATGTGGTAAAAGGCTAAAAGCTATGTAAGCTGGATTTTTGTAAGTTGCTATAGATGCCTTTATGTTAATTATCTGCAAACTTTTACGGTAATCGAGTGATTTAAGATATTATTACACTATCATTGGTCCAATTTACTGTGATGGTGTTCAAATTGCACCTGCTCTCTCTCTTTGGGCATATGGATAACTGTGGTTGATTTTGTGGAAGATATCATGCCTGATCATCGAGAAATTCTAAGCGGCAACTGCGATATAATCCCACACTAATATCACTCTGATCACAAAACATATACTTAAAAAGTGCACTATCCGTCAAATAGAGATTGCCAACTGATAAATTAGTGACATGAGTGAATCTCAAGTTAATtagctacattttttttttatataaaagaagGGACCAGCTGATAGCGAGGTCATGGTAGTCCAACCTTTCACGGGTCGGAAAGACTAACATAGGCATTTCAGCTTCTTCTTGAGCACCATCTTGTGATTCACAAGTATAGAAAATTGAACCCATAATCAATCGtgtaaaaacttaaaatttgccCCAATCATTGAACCATCCCGTGGTAGATAATTAATTAGCTTCCTTATCGTCGGTATCTTTGTTTAATAGTTAATTATCATACAGTTGTGCTGCAGCATGATGTCCACTGTAGTTTTATACATTATCCCAAACCCTAGAATTTGTGATCACTTAACTTTAAATCACTTCCAATTAAAGCAAAAAAAGTAGAGTGGCCAAGGCTCTTATCCACCTTTCGAAGTTGAAAGCCACCAACCATTAGTGCTCACTATTCACTAATCActccttttaattaattatatttatgcattaaTCTATGAGATTTGGAATGCAATCATTTGACACGTGACTAGGATCCTGCTTATTTT from Pyrus communis chromosome 4, drPyrComm1.1, whole genome shotgun sequence harbors:
- the LOC137731938 gene encoding squamosa promoter-binding-like protein 6, with protein sequence MESWSFGSEEKGFLFPEEIDIPTDAFSRNTRKAFLDLDDKTCFNFGKESVDSVGFMDLGFPDINQGVEILNGVVCNDSSYNSVASPSCLISSNSSFGEGESGSKFSGPVTECSSMDSSMIALKLGSLADSRGGQNIQHSISTERSKKAGNGPRSLYHPAPTCQVHGCNMDLTFSKDYHKRHRVCDAHSKTAVVIVNGIEQRFCQQCSRFHLLAEFDDVKRSCRRRLAGHNLRRRKPLLDTLDCKPHKLIRTCQGNGYMGSSFPKGTPSVFSDKLPDGCILYPEYEQANQYGNVKSEDGSTYGQSVTPIPNRQFIPKSFHHLPGLGKQFAPGIPSSGNEYSIFDTASNTQKAFGASNSSCALSLLSAQPHNLSSNSAGVQVPNPLINQRAYHCFGQLNEKTSRVNSMENCGRNRTYPFSKKSMGANHMESANISDSSHAADFQLHTDRAYHVSDCLSAKYCVSPECGTTFDLLQLSSHLQRVEHERNFLQVKQENGKFYCFPTGMQATM